From a single Sphingosinicellaceae bacterium genomic region:
- a CDS encoding DUF1611 domain-containing protein, protein MTIKRPYLIFLGDTQGEPNTKTAFGLRDWLPDQIIGQARLFGCDVDLGLPELTMDEAFERGAGSLVIGAAPVGGLMPVSWTPSLIAALEAGLDIVSGLHTRLTDIPAVAETAARLGRVLHDVRSPMRQFPVATGRKRSGKRMLMVGTDCALGKKYSALAIARALTAQGIDADFRATGQTGIMIAGEGIAIDAVVADFIAGAAEMLSPDASDDHWDVIEGQGSLFHPAYAGVTLGLIHGSQPDALVLCHHPLRRTLNGYPDFALPDLATAMDLYLRVAWLTNPAARFVGISLNTSKMLADDATRLTRELSRLHGLPCFDPMRSDLRPLIDMVIPEAIPA, encoded by the coding sequence ATGACGATCAAGCGGCCCTATTTAATCTTCCTTGGTGATACACAGGGCGAGCCGAACACCAAGACCGCGTTCGGTCTCCGCGACTGGCTGCCTGACCAGATTATCGGGCAGGCACGCCTGTTCGGCTGCGACGTCGATCTGGGGTTGCCCGAATTGACGATGGATGAAGCCTTCGAGCGCGGTGCCGGCTCACTCGTGATCGGTGCGGCGCCGGTCGGCGGGCTGATGCCGGTGAGCTGGACGCCGAGCCTGATTGCGGCGCTCGAAGCGGGGCTCGACATCGTCAGTGGGCTGCATACGCGTCTGACCGATATCCCGGCTGTCGCTGAGACGGCTGCAAGGCTCGGTCGCGTGCTTCACGACGTTCGCTCGCCAATGCGGCAGTTCCCCGTGGCGACCGGGCGCAAGCGCAGCGGCAAGCGGATGCTGATGGTCGGCACCGACTGCGCGCTCGGGAAGAAATATTCGGCTCTGGCGATCGCTCGCGCTCTGACGGCGCAGGGCATCGACGCAGACTTCCGCGCTACCGGGCAGACCGGGATCATGATTGCTGGTGAGGGAATCGCGATCGATGCCGTCGTTGCCGATTTTATCGCCGGCGCCGCCGAAATGCTCTCGCCCGATGCGTCGGATGATCACTGGGACGTGATCGAAGGGCAGGGCTCGTTGTTTCACCCGGCTTATGCGGGGGTCACGCTCGGGCTGATCCATGGCTCGCAGCCGGATGCGCTCGTTCTCTGTCATCATCCACTTCGCCGAACGCTCAACGGCTATCCCGACTTCGCGCTTCCCGATCTTGCGACGGCGATGGACCTCTACCTGCGGGTCGCATGGCTGACCAATCCCGCGGCGCGTTTCGTCGGAATCAGCCTCAACACGTCCAAGATGCTGGCCGACGACGCGACGCGTTTGACGCGCGAGCTTTCGCGCCTGCACGGGCTGCCATGCTTCGACCCGATGCGATCCGACCTGCGGCCCCTGATCGACATGGTGATCCCGGAAGCGATACCCGCCTGA
- a CDS encoding M15 family metallopeptidase — translation MTAPPFPRADLAALIGQYGSSDFLLDIFEDGGSLWVEGLGQPSTMIDRVGPTTFVDAFTGRQLYFAVDGATLNIGGASLRRCDVGAERIALFQRSLDRQAADLLQSTTMAIEELVTLADVVPGIRVDIRYATAHNFMGFPVYDRAGAYARPSVAAALARVQATLSTQGYGLVVHDAYRPWSVTKLFWDVVPPEYRAFVADPAVGSKHNRGCAIDLSLCDARTGVLLAMPSRYDEPTVRASSAYRGGTSRARWHRDRLRDAMEANGFVVQPDEWWHFDFKAWQDYPIEDVSFAALGGE, via the coding sequence ATGACCGCGCCCCCGTTTCCGCGTGCCGATCTGGCAGCACTGATCGGTCAATATGGCAGTTCCGACTTCCTGCTCGATATCTTCGAGGATGGCGGCTCGCTGTGGGTCGAGGGGCTTGGGCAACCGTCGACGATGATCGATCGGGTCGGGCCGACGACCTTCGTCGATGCCTTCACCGGCCGGCAACTATACTTTGCCGTCGACGGCGCGACCCTCAACATCGGCGGCGCGAGCTTGCGCCGCTGCGATGTCGGGGCCGAGCGGATTGCACTTTTCCAGCGATCGCTCGATCGGCAAGCTGCTGACCTGTTGCAATCCACGACGATGGCGATCGAGGAGCTTGTGACGCTCGCGGACGTCGTGCCGGGAATCCGCGTCGATATCCGCTATGCGACGGCCCATAATTTCATGGGCTTTCCAGTGTACGACCGGGCCGGAGCCTACGCCCGTCCGTCCGTGGCAGCGGCGCTTGCCCGTGTCCAGGCGACCCTGTCGACGCAGGGCTACGGCCTGGTAGTCCACGATGCCTACCGGCCGTGGTCGGTGACCAAGTTGTTCTGGGACGTCGTTCCGCCAGAATACCGCGCCTTCGTCGCCGACCCGGCGGTCGGGTCGAAGCACAACCGCGGCTGTGCGATCGATCTCTCGCTGTGCGATGCTAGGACGGGTGTGTTGCTGGCCATGCCGTCGCGCTACGACGAGCCGACGGTGCGGGCGAGCAGCGCTTATCGCGGCGGCACGAGCCGGGCGCGGTGGCACCGTGATCGGTTGCGCGACGCGATGGAGGCAAATGGCTTCGTCGTGCAGCCCGACGAGTGGTGGCATTTTGATTTCAAAGCCTGGCAGGATTATCCGATCGAAGACGTAAGTTTCGCTGCTCTCGGCGGCGAATAG
- a CDS encoding aminotransferase class I/II-fold pyridoxal phosphate-dependent enzyme, translating into MKSSIEPFHAIAISLLAHKLRLEGRSIIHMEFGQPSTGAPARAIAAARAILDSDPMGYWESVPLKRRISQHYRDRYDVDVAPERILLTCGASPALVLALTTAFVPGDRVALARPGYVAYRNCLRALHMDELELECSAPERFQITAGAIAAIEPPPQGIIVASPANPTGTIISVDDLAAIASLCRDRGIRIVSDEIYHGLSFGEPAQTMLAHAPDAIVISSFSKYFSMAGWRLGWMIVPDDLVDEARKRMGNMFLTPPSLSQHAALAAFDCTEELDGHVETYRRNRALLLDALPALGLGEIAPPDGAFYIYASVAHLTDDSLGFCKKMLTEIGVATAPGLDFDPIRGGRFVRFSFAVSTEQVAEAIERLRLWLPQQANRS; encoded by the coding sequence TTGAAATCATCAATCGAGCCTTTCCACGCGATCGCCATCAGCCTGCTTGCCCACAAGCTGCGCCTGGAAGGACGATCGATCATCCACATGGAGTTCGGACAGCCGTCGACCGGCGCGCCGGCGAGGGCCATCGCTGCGGCAAGGGCGATCCTCGACAGCGATCCGATGGGCTATTGGGAGAGCGTGCCGCTCAAGCGGCGGATCTCGCAGCACTATCGCGACCGCTACGATGTCGATGTTGCTCCCGAGCGCATCCTGCTGACCTGCGGCGCCTCCCCGGCACTCGTGTTGGCGCTGACGACAGCCTTTGTCCCGGGGGACCGTGTCGCGCTCGCCCGGCCGGGCTATGTCGCTTATCGCAACTGCCTGCGCGCACTGCACATGGACGAACTCGAACTCGAATGCAGCGCGCCGGAGCGTTTCCAGATCACCGCCGGTGCCATCGCCGCGATCGAGCCGCCGCCGCAGGGGATAATCGTCGCGAGCCCGGCCAATCCCACCGGAACGATCATTTCCGTGGACGATCTTGCCGCTATCGCATCGCTGTGCCGGGATCGTGGAATCCGCATCGTCTCCGATGAAATCTATCATGGACTCAGCTTCGGCGAGCCGGCGCAGACGATGCTGGCGCATGCGCCGGACGCGATCGTCATCAGCAGCTTTTCCAAGTATTTCAGCATGGCCGGCTGGCGCCTCGGGTGGATGATCGTCCCCGACGACCTCGTCGACGAGGCTCGCAAGCGCATGGGCAACATGTTCCTGACGCCGCCATCGCTCAGCCAGCACGCGGCGCTTGCGGCGTTCGACTGCACCGAAGAGCTCGACGGCCATGTCGAGACCTACCGCCGCAACCGCGCGCTCCTGCTCGATGCGCTGCCGGCTCTCGGCCTTGGCGAGATCGCCCCGCCCGACGGCGCCTTTTACATCTACGCTTCGGTTGCCCACTTGACCGACGACAGCCTCGGCTTCTGCAAAAAGATGTTGACCGAAATTGGGGTCGCGACGGCACCCGGACTGGATTTCGATCCGATCCGGGGCGGCCGCTTCGTTCGCTTCAGTTTCGCCGTCTCGACCGAGCAGGTGGCAGAAGCGATCGAGCGGCTTCGCCTGTGGCTGCCACAGCAAGCGAACAGGTCATGA
- a CDS encoding M55 family metallopeptidase, with the protein MFEILEKRFYISADIEGIAGVASRENLSPGRFEYEQARDWMTDAVLVACETLTEHGATEVVVSDSHGNGQNIHWERMPDHVRLVRSWPRPLGMMQGIEGGPYEGALLIGYHAGASNIGGTLSHTVSGEFFQEIRLNGVPSSEAAISAAIAGHYGVPILLMAGDDVAVEETSALLPGIATACLKSSYGFLSICTLSPGAAERVLRTGVAEAVEKAGTLAPFAVAAPVSLEIRLRTRFIAEWLAYLDNVERIDAFTIRMQCADIIGVSHFLQFITAARGALA; encoded by the coding sequence ATGTTCGAAATTTTAGAGAAACGCTTTTACATCTCCGCCGATATCGAGGGAATCGCCGGCGTCGCATCGCGCGAAAACCTTAGCCCGGGCCGCTTCGAATATGAGCAGGCGCGCGACTGGATGACCGACGCCGTGCTCGTGGCGTGCGAAACGCTCACCGAACATGGCGCGACCGAAGTGGTCGTCAGCGACTCTCACGGCAACGGCCAGAATATTCATTGGGAACGCATGCCCGACCATGTCCGGTTGGTCCGCTCGTGGCCGCGTCCGCTCGGCATGATGCAGGGAATCGAGGGCGGCCCTTACGAGGGCGCGCTGCTGATCGGGTATCACGCGGGGGCGAGCAACATCGGCGGTACGCTGTCACACACCGTTAGCGGCGAATTCTTCCAGGAAATACGGCTGAATGGCGTGCCGTCTTCCGAAGCGGCGATCAGCGCTGCGATCGCCGGGCACTACGGCGTCCCGATACTCCTGATGGCAGGGGATGACGTTGCGGTCGAGGAAACCAGCGCCCTGCTTCCCGGTATCGCCACAGCCTGCCTCAAGAGCAGCTACGGCTTCCTTTCGATCTGCACGCTTTCGCCCGGTGCTGCCGAAAGGGTATTGCGAACCGGCGTCGCCGAGGCCGTCGAGAAAGCCGGTACGCTCGCGCCCTTTGCGGTTGCGGCCCCCGTGTCGCTGGAGATCCGCCTCCGCACCCGATTCATCGCGGAATGGCTGGCTTACCTGGATAACGTCGAGCGGATCGATGCGTTCACGATCCGCATGCAATGCGCCGATATCATCGGCGTGTCGCACTTTCTCCAGTTCATCACTGCGGCGCGCGGCGCTCTGGCGTGA
- a CDS encoding peptide MFS transporter: MADPAPAAATWFGQPRGLTILFLTEMWEKFSYYGMRTLLIYYMVKQLMIGQAHASLIYGLYTAFVYFTPILGGVISDRWLGRRRAVVIGGSIMALGHFLMASEALFYVALATIAIGNGLYLTNLPSQIGSLYADDDPRKNSAYSVYYVGVNLGALLAPILCGTIGEIYGWHWGFGLAGVGMLTGLLIYVFGARYLPPEPPRTAHPERVVAARPQSPLWLLFGVAVAVAILRGAYEQIGNTVALWADGQVDRQLTASFTIPVTIFQAFNPLLIFLITPFLIRRWTRQASLGREPSSATKMAIGAAGIACAYLLLAAATFATSRHGVQTSWLWLALFLAVLTAAELWVLPIGVGLFARLAPAHMTATTIAAWFLATFAGNLLAGLLGTLWSAITPAVFFAAMAGVAGVSALALLLLNGPTTRAEAAAHA, encoded by the coding sequence GTGGCCGATCCAGCGCCGGCTGCGGCTACCTGGTTCGGACAGCCGCGCGGTCTGACTATCCTGTTCCTCACAGAAATGTGGGAGAAGTTCTCGTACTACGGCATGCGAACGCTGCTGATCTACTACATGGTCAAGCAACTGATGATAGGCCAGGCGCACGCCTCGCTGATCTACGGGCTCTACACCGCGTTCGTCTATTTCACGCCCATCCTTGGCGGCGTCATCTCGGATCGATGGCTGGGGCGGCGGCGGGCCGTCGTCATCGGCGGGTCGATCATGGCGCTCGGCCACTTCCTCATGGCATCCGAGGCGCTGTTCTACGTCGCGCTTGCGACGATTGCGATCGGCAACGGCCTGTACCTGACCAACCTGCCGAGCCAGATCGGCAGCCTGTACGCCGACGACGATCCGCGCAAGAACAGCGCGTACAGTGTCTATTATGTCGGGGTGAACCTCGGGGCGCTGCTCGCGCCGATCCTGTGCGGCACGATCGGTGAGATCTATGGCTGGCACTGGGGGTTCGGGCTTGCCGGGGTCGGCATGCTGACGGGCCTGCTGATCTATGTCTTCGGTGCGCGTTATCTGCCGCCCGAACCGCCGCGCACTGCGCACCCGGAACGCGTCGTGGCAGCGCGTCCGCAAAGCCCGCTGTGGTTGCTGTTCGGCGTCGCCGTGGCCGTCGCGATCCTGCGCGGCGCCTATGAGCAGATCGGGAACACCGTCGCCCTTTGGGCCGACGGCCAGGTCGACCGTCAACTGACGGCAAGCTTCACCATCCCGGTGACTATATTCCAGGCATTCAATCCGCTCCTGATCTTCCTCATCACGCCGTTCCTGATCCGGCGCTGGACCCGGCAGGCGAGCCTGGGGCGCGAGCCCAGTTCGGCAACAAAGATGGCGATCGGCGCAGCCGGGATCGCGTGTGCCTATCTGCTCCTTGCGGCCGCGACCTTCGCGACCAGCCGGCATGGCGTGCAAACCAGTTGGCTCTGGCTCGCCCTGTTCCTCGCGGTGCTGACTGCGGCAGAGCTGTGGGTGCTGCCGATCGGCGTTGGCCTGTTCGCCCGGCTAGCGCCGGCGCACATGACCGCAACGACGATCGCCGCGTGGTTCCTCGCGACCTTTGCCGGCAACCTGTTGGCGGGCCTGCTCGGGACATTGTGGAGTGCAATAACACCGGCAGTCTTCTTCGCGGCGATGGCAGGGGTCGCCGGCGTCTCGGCATTGGCGCTACTGCTGCTGAACGGCCCGACAACCCGTGCCGAGGCGGCGGCGCACGCATGA
- a CDS encoding LysR family transcriptional regulator gives MAFPTEQKADAHRLDAQLLSDLWVFRAAGRFGSITAAARHLGVTQGAVSQRVLRLEARLETPLFIRNKSRIVLTDAGTLLMDSMTNVANELNHSISRIYKQQRGAIVLSCVPSLATEWLVAHLESFYREHPGIEIFLRSEFVVWTAERLVDEGVDLVIDYTGATPDGMHELAAVRELLFPVCSRAYFDRLQSSEPPPIVLLHDDVPCAGEAPNLEWSDWRRDIGTTWPNAPVTDRHFNLSILAYHAALCDQGIAMGRAAIVQRLVQRGELVLATPYAPIPGPSYRVMTHRPGDARSPARQFAAWWTRTMTETQAQMLTLITPTE, from the coding sequence ATGGCGTTTCCCACAGAGCAAAAGGCCGATGCACACAGGCTGGACGCACAGCTGTTATCGGACTTGTGGGTTTTCCGCGCGGCGGGACGTTTCGGCTCGATTACCGCCGCCGCCCGCCACCTCGGAGTGACCCAGGGTGCCGTCAGCCAGCGCGTGCTGCGGCTCGAGGCTCGACTGGAAACGCCGCTGTTCATCCGCAACAAGAGCCGCATCGTCCTGACCGATGCCGGCACATTGTTGATGGATTCGATGACCAATGTCGCCAACGAGCTCAACCACAGCATCAGCCGCATCTACAAGCAACAGCGCGGCGCCATCGTCCTGAGCTGCGTGCCGTCGCTCGCCACCGAATGGCTGGTGGCGCATCTCGAAAGCTTTTACCGCGAGCACCCTGGCATCGAGATATTCCTGCGCTCGGAATTCGTCGTCTGGACTGCCGAGCGCCTCGTCGACGAGGGTGTCGACCTGGTCATCGACTACACCGGCGCGACCCCCGACGGCATGCACGAGCTCGCCGCAGTACGCGAATTGCTCTTTCCGGTCTGCTCGCGCGCGTATTTCGATCGGCTGCAGTCCAGCGAGCCGCCGCCGATCGTTCTGCTCCACGACGATGTTCCCTGCGCGGGCGAGGCGCCGAACCTTGAATGGAGCGATTGGCGGCGCGACATCGGTACGACGTGGCCGAACGCGCCCGTCACCGACCGGCATTTCAACCTGTCGATCCTCGCCTACCACGCCGCGCTGTGCGACCAAGGCATTGCCATGGGCAGGGCGGCAATCGTCCAACGGCTGGTGCAACGCGGGGAACTCGTGCTGGCGACGCCCTATGCACCGATCCCTGGCCCGAGCTACCGCGTCATGACCCACCGGCCCGGCGACGCCCGCTCGCCGGCTCGTCAGTTTGCCGCCTGGTGGACGCGCACGATGACCGAGACGCAGGCACAGATGCTGACGCTCATCACGCCGACGGAGTAG
- a CDS encoding dipeptide epimerase, whose product MRLTMTCETTVWPMRERFAISRGVHYETVGLCVTLDDGNGSRGRGEACGVDYAGETPASMLRQCAEINAAIEAGPNREDLLSLLPAGGARFALDSAMWDLEAKQTAKPACLLAGLESQSPVDTAFTIGIRPVADYEGAARGRAEHRLLKLKVDHSDPIGAVRAARAGAPDSVFIVDPNQSWSVEQLKELAPRLVALGVVLLEQPIPVGSEAGLGGYRCPIKLCADELVNSVADLDKVVGRFDVINIKLDKAGGLTAGLLLAAAARARGLGVMVGCMAGSSLTMAPATILAQGADFVDLDGPLLQSADWPHPLRYEKGRIFPPTAELWG is encoded by the coding sequence ATGCGCCTGACCATGACCTGCGAGACCACCGTCTGGCCGATGCGCGAGCGCTTCGCCATTTCACGCGGCGTCCATTATGAAACCGTCGGCTTGTGCGTGACCTTAGACGACGGCAACGGTAGCAGGGGACGAGGTGAGGCCTGCGGCGTGGATTATGCCGGCGAGACGCCCGCGAGCATGTTGCGACAATGCGCCGAGATAAATGCGGCAATCGAGGCGGGGCCGAACCGCGAGGATCTGCTCTCGCTCCTGCCGGCCGGTGGCGCGCGCTTTGCGCTCGACAGCGCTATGTGGGACCTCGAAGCCAAACAGACCGCCAAGCCGGCCTGTTTGCTGGCCGGGCTGGAAAGCCAGTCGCCGGTCGACACGGCGTTCACCATCGGAATACGGCCGGTCGCGGACTATGAAGGCGCGGCCCGCGGACGCGCGGAGCATCGCCTGCTCAAGCTCAAGGTGGACCACAGCGATCCCATCGGCGCGGTGAGGGCGGCGCGAGCGGGTGCGCCCGACAGCGTATTCATTGTCGACCCCAATCAATCGTGGAGCGTCGAGCAGCTCAAGGAACTCGCGCCACGTCTCGTAGCGCTGGGCGTCGTGCTTCTCGAGCAGCCGATCCCGGTCGGGTCGGAAGCCGGGCTCGGCGGCTATCGCTGCCCGATCAAGCTGTGCGCCGACGAACTGGTCAACAGTGTCGCCGATCTGGACAAGGTCGTCGGCCGGTTCGACGTGATCAATATCAAGCTCGACAAGGCCGGCGGGCTTACCGCCGGACTACTGCTTGCCGCCGCGGCGCGCGCCAGGGGGCTGGGTGTGATGGTCGGCTGCATGGCCGGCTCCTCGCTGACGATGGCACCGGCAACGATCCTTGCGCAAGGCGCGGACTTCGTCGATCTCGATGGGCCGCTGCTGCAATCGGCGGACTGGCCGCATCCGTTGCGCTACGAAAAAGGTCGAATATTTCCGCCGACAGCGGAGCTTTGGGGCTAG
- a CDS encoding DUF3830 family protein, whose amino-acid sequence MTKIAIIAGPFQFKAHLEEALAPKTCAIFRAMLPYRGRFIHVRWSGEALWIPMGDDTPDLPFENATSYPAPGQIVFYPGGYSETEILIAYGGVRFASKLGQLAANHFMTIAEGVEQLPELGRLALWEGSQDIAFALA is encoded by the coding sequence ATGACCAAGATCGCGATCATCGCCGGACCGTTTCAATTCAAGGCTCACCTGGAGGAAGCGCTTGCGCCAAAGACGTGCGCCATCTTTCGCGCCATGCTCCCGTACCGCGGGCGCTTCATCCACGTCCGTTGGAGCGGCGAGGCGCTTTGGATCCCGATGGGCGACGACACCCCCGACTTGCCGTTCGAGAACGCCACCAGCTACCCGGCGCCGGGCCAGATCGTTTTCTATCCGGGCGGCTATAGCGAAACCGAGATCCTGATCGCCTATGGCGGCGTGCGCTTCGCCAGCAAGCTGGGGCAGCTTGCGGCCAATCACTTCATGACAATAGCCGAAGGTGTCGAGCAACTTCCCGAGCTGGGCCGGCTTGCGCTGTGGGAAGGCTCGCAAGACATCGCCTTCGCGCTGGCGTGA
- a CDS encoding enoyl-CoA hydratase/isomerase family protein — translation MTDLLPGEAVLTAHRGRALIITLNRPEALNALNRDMCLSIHRALIDGLGDPEVDRVIIEGTGDRAFCAGGDVVGLYHSGRAGSPDFEGFFHDEYRMNQTIAVYGQDYIALMDGVTMGGGVGLSIHGRYRVATERTLFAMPESGIGLIPDVGGTHALARLPGEIGVWLALTGARLKAADCCYAGIATHHVPADRIPLLRELLADKDEPVVEILDTLHTDPGPSMIEPLRDAIDFHFSHDTVEAIQASLAEGDDWARAQHDVIARMSPTSLKLGLRGVRMGAGQSIEAALRTEYRMVSQIKHGRDFYEGVRAQLIDKDKSPLWSPATLAEVDDAVVESYLKEPAGGDLTFE, via the coding sequence ATGACCGACCTTCTCCCCGGCGAAGCCGTCCTGACCGCACACCGCGGCCGCGCCCTGATCATCACCCTCAACCGTCCCGAGGCGCTGAATGCCCTCAACCGCGACATGTGCCTGAGCATCCACCGTGCTTTGATCGACGGCCTCGGCGACCCGGAGGTCGACCGCGTCATCATCGAGGGCACCGGCGACCGTGCCTTTTGCGCCGGCGGCGACGTCGTCGGGCTGTACCACTCGGGCCGCGCCGGCTCGCCCGACTTCGAGGGATTTTTCCACGACGAGTACCGGATGAACCAGACCATCGCGGTCTACGGCCAGGATTACATCGCCCTGATGGACGGCGTCACCATGGGCGGCGGCGTCGGGCTGTCGATCCACGGCCGCTACCGCGTCGCCACCGAGCGCACCCTGTTCGCCATGCCCGAGAGCGGCATCGGCCTGATCCCCGACGTCGGCGGCACCCACGCGCTCGCCCGCCTGCCCGGCGAGATCGGCGTCTGGCTGGCGCTGACCGGTGCGCGCCTGAAGGCGGCCGACTGCTGCTACGCCGGCATCGCCACGCACCACGTTCCCGCCGACCGCATCCCGCTGCTCCGCGAGCTGCTGGCCGACAAGGACGAGCCCGTCGTCGAGATTCTCGACACCCTCCACACCGACCCCGGCCCGTCGATGATCGAGCCGCTGCGCGACGCCATCGACTTTCACTTCTCCCACGACACCGTCGAGGCCATCCAGGCGAGCCTCGCCGAGGGCGACGACTGGGCCCGCGCCCAGCACGACGTCATCGCCCGGATGTCGCCGACCTCGCTCAAGCTCGGCCTGCGCGGCGTCCGCATGGGTGCCGGCCAGTCCATCGAGGCGGCGCTCCGCACCGAGTACCGCATGGTCAGCCAGATCAAGCACGGCCGCGACTTCTACGAGGGCGTCCGGGCCCAGCTCATCGACAAGGACAAGTCGCCGTTGTGGTCACCCGCGACGCTGGCCGAGGTCGATGACGCGGTGGTCGAGAGCTACCTGAAGGAGCCGGCGGGGGGCGACCTGACGTTCGAGTGA
- a CDS encoding serine hydrolase has translation MAATASEQVMRTPIEVSRRDLVKGAPLGALTAMTVLAPGTARAAPLSLDALDATVSRFMKAFEIPGVAVAIIRPGHEPALRAYGVRQLGRPERIDIHTQFAIASNSKAFLAASLALLVDEKKLSWDDPVTLHLPEFQMYDPAVTAMMTVRDLLLHNSGLPLGAGDLMQVPPTDHGAADILAALRYFKPAMPFRSAYAYDNILYIVAGIVLQRVSGLSWDQFVASRIFAPLGMADAITNTTLMTGPNHAARHARLGPPTRGLGRMEVVPPSESAVIGPAGGICVSVSGIVPWLQVQLGKGALPTGMRLWSEAQAREMWTPRTITASGRGPDPDHPERSVLSAYALGWGVADYRGHRMLSHSGGLAGQITRTTLLPDNQIGFVVYSNCEDADAVSALRYAILDLLLDAPSHDWLGDARAVRAAQQQQVAQLLGSGDFKAPPGGPSLPLDQYTGRYRDPWYGDIVIAKTGGALAIDFTRTPALKSALEPFGSDCFRTRLARGAGEDAIACFTVTDGAVSQVSLKALSPLADFSFDFHDLRPVRVSR, from the coding sequence GTGGCTGCCACAGCAAGCGAACAGGTCATGAGAACTCCCATCGAGGTTAGCCGGCGCGACCTGGTGAAGGGCGCTCCGCTCGGCGCGCTGACCGCCATGACGGTCCTGGCTCCGGGAACGGCGCGCGCCGCGCCGCTGTCGCTGGACGCGCTCGACGCCACCGTGTCGCGCTTCATGAAGGCGTTCGAGATCCCCGGCGTCGCGGTGGCGATCATCCGGCCGGGCCATGAGCCCGCCCTGCGGGCCTATGGCGTAAGGCAATTAGGACGCCCGGAACGCATCGACATCCACACCCAGTTCGCCATCGCCTCGAATAGCAAAGCGTTCCTGGCCGCCAGCCTGGCCCTGCTCGTGGATGAGAAAAAGCTTTCCTGGGACGACCCGGTAACGCTGCACTTGCCCGAGTTCCAGATGTACGATCCGGCCGTCACGGCAATGATGACCGTCCGCGACCTCCTCCTGCACAACAGCGGGCTGCCGCTCGGTGCAGGCGACCTGATGCAGGTCCCGCCGACCGATCATGGTGCGGCGGACATCCTGGCAGCACTCCGCTACTTCAAGCCGGCGATGCCGTTCCGCTCGGCGTATGCCTACGACAACATCCTCTACATCGTGGCCGGGATCGTGCTGCAGCGGGTATCGGGCCTGAGCTGGGACCAGTTCGTCGCCAGCCGCATCTTCGCGCCCCTCGGCATGGCCGATGCGATCACCAACACCACGCTGATGACGGGTCCCAATCACGCTGCGCGTCATGCGCGACTTGGTCCGCCGACACGCGGCCTCGGTCGGATGGAGGTCGTTCCGCCGTCTGAATCCGCGGTGATCGGACCGGCGGGCGGGATTTGCGTGAGCGTCTCGGGCATTGTGCCGTGGCTGCAGGTTCAGCTCGGCAAAGGCGCTTTGCCGACCGGCATGCGCCTGTGGAGCGAAGCACAAGCCAGGGAGATGTGGACGCCGCGCACCATCACCGCCAGTGGCAGGGGGCCGGACCCCGACCACCCGGAGCGCTCGGTCCTGTCCGCCTATGCGCTCGGCTGGGGCGTTGCCGACTATCGCGGCCACCGCATGCTGTCGCACTCGGGCGGCCTCGCCGGACAGATCACGCGAACCACCCTGTTGCCCGACAATCAGATCGGTTTCGTGGTTTATAGCAATTGTGAAGACGCCGACGCCGTTTCCGCCTTGCGCTACGCAATCCTCGACCTGCTACTTGACGCTCCGTCGCACGACTGGCTTGGCGACGCCCGGGCCGTGCGCGCGGCGCAGCAGCAACAGGTTGCACAACTGCTCGGCAGCGGAGATTTCAAAGCGCCGCCGGGTGGCCCGAGCCTGCCGCTCGATCAATACACCGGCCGCTACCGGGACCCTTGGTACGGCGATATCGTGATCGCGAAAACGGGCGGCGCTCTGGCTATCGACTTCACGCGCACGCCCGCGTTGAAGAGCGCGCTCGAGCCGTTCGGCAGCGATTGTTTCCGGACTCGTCTTGCGCGGGGAGCCGGCGAGGATGCCATCGCCTGCTTTACCGTGACGGACGGAGCGGTCTCGCAAGTCAGCCTCAAGGCACTGTCGCCGCTCGCCGATTTCAGCTTCGACTTTCACGACCTGAGACCGGTCCGCGTCTCCCGCTAG